A single genomic interval of Saccharothrix saharensis harbors:
- a CDS encoding PfkB family carbohydrate kinase, with amino-acid sequence MAATPPLVPPPVPSDPAQPAAPVFDVLLSGTVFLDIIFTGLPRPPAPGTEVWAEGLGSCPGGIANLAVALSRLQLRTALSAAFGEDVYGDFCWEVLAEQEGVDLSHCRRFYGWHSPVTVSMAMDHDRSMVTHGHRPPVSADEILDPPPRTRACFVHVGPEDERWVAKAKDQGALLFADIGWDRTELWAPELLRRLEQFDVFLPNDAEAQRYTRADTPERAAAALAEHVPVVVVTRGGGGAVAVDSATGEVVDVPGLNVAPLDSTGAGDVFGAGFVLGTLSGWPLAHRVRFANLCAALSVQHFGGSLSAPGWADIATWWRTVSRRPDDDLKGYAFLEDVLPDHTGVEVRRASATIRLRASR; translated from the coding sequence ATGGCCGCCACGCCTCCGCTCGTGCCACCGCCCGTGCCGTCGGACCCGGCGCAGCCCGCCGCACCGGTGTTCGACGTGCTGCTGTCGGGGACCGTGTTCCTGGACATCATCTTCACCGGCCTGCCCCGACCGCCCGCCCCGGGCACCGAGGTGTGGGCCGAGGGGCTCGGCTCCTGCCCCGGCGGCATCGCGAACCTCGCCGTGGCGCTGAGCAGGCTGCAACTGCGGACCGCGCTGTCGGCCGCGTTCGGTGAGGACGTCTACGGCGACTTCTGCTGGGAGGTGCTGGCCGAGCAGGAGGGCGTCGACCTCAGCCACTGCCGCCGGTTCTACGGCTGGCACTCCCCGGTGACCGTGTCCATGGCGATGGACCACGACCGGTCGATGGTGACGCACGGCCACCGGCCGCCGGTGTCGGCCGACGAGATCCTGGACCCGCCGCCGCGCACCCGGGCGTGCTTCGTGCACGTGGGCCCGGAGGACGAGCGGTGGGTGGCGAAGGCGAAGGACCAGGGCGCGCTGCTGTTCGCCGACATCGGGTGGGACCGCACCGAGCTGTGGGCGCCCGAGCTGCTGAGGCGGCTGGAGCAGTTCGACGTGTTCCTGCCCAACGACGCCGAGGCGCAGCGGTACACCCGGGCGGACACGCCCGAGCGCGCTGCCGCGGCGTTGGCCGAGCACGTGCCCGTGGTGGTGGTGACGCGGGGTGGCGGTGGGGCGGTGGCGGTCGACTCGGCCACCGGCGAGGTGGTGGACGTGCCGGGGCTGAACGTCGCGCCGCTGGATTCGACCGGCGCGGGTGACGTGTTCGGCGCCGGGTTCGTGCTGGGGACGCTGTCGGGGTGGCCGCTGGCGCACCGGGTGCGGTTCGCGAACCTGTGCGCCGCGCTGTCGGTCCAGCACTTCGGCGGGTCCCTGTCGGCGCCGGGGTGGGCGGACATCGCCACGTGGTGGCGGACGGTGTCGCGGCGGCCGGACGACGACCTGAAGGGGTACGCGTTCCTGGAGGACGTGTTGCCGGACCACACGGGGGTGGAGGTCCGGCGGGCCAGCGCGACGATCCGCTTGCGCGCCTCGCGCTGA
- a CDS encoding class I SAM-dependent methyltransferase: MRGAGAGRAARRQRTLSAEQRAPAVRRAAEAGVGDRVTVHLRDYRQERGRYDAVVSVEMIEAVGAGYRPASFAAVGRALVPGGASDCGWVHKCVFPVGSSRPSGRSRTPCASTPRRGWSTARVRPRPRRDPRRRRERFPARWGEIAWLGSDETFRRRWGCHLAYSEAGFRVGCPGVRRFAAVK, encoded by the coding sequence TCGTGCTGCCCGGCGGCAGCGGACCCTGTCCGCCGAGCAGCGCGCGCCGGCCGTGCGACGGGCGGCCGAGGCCGGTGTCGGCGACCGCGTCACCGTCCACCTGCGCGACTACCGGCAGGAACGCGGCCGGTACGACGCGGTGGTGTCGGTGGAGATGATCGAGGCCGTCGGCGCCGGGTACCGGCCCGCCTCCTTCGCCGCGGTAGGCCGGGCGCTGGTCCCCGGCGGCGCGTCCGACTGCGGCTGGGTGCACAAGTGCGTCTTCCCGGTGGGCTCATCCCGTCCGTCCGGGCGATCGAGGACGCCGTGCGCGAGCACACCGCGACGCGGGTGGTCGACAGCGCGAGTCCGGCCGCGACCACGCCGAGACCCGCGCCGCCGGCGCGAGCGGTTCCCGGCCCGGTGGGGCGAAATCGCCTGGCTCGGCTCCGACGAGACGTTCCGGCGGAGGTGGGGGTGCCACCTCGCTTACTCCGAAGCGGGCTTCCGGGTGGGCTGTCCGGGTGTCCGCCGGTTCGCCGCGGTGAAGTAG
- the shbA gene encoding RNA polymerase sigma factor ShbA: protein MQHASVRADVEVGVGAVRDDAGVPGRPEVRLVVGGGPRQVTARWLAEAELSELVDAALLGDPRATGQLLARIQPLVLRYCRARVGSRERTLVSAEDIAQEVCLAVVAALGTYHYEPGSFLAFVYGIAAHKVADARRRAVRSRSEVVPELPDTPTLEAGPEQRAMTGEMIGHVTQLLQKLPERQREILVLRVAVGLSAEETAAAVGSTAGAVRVAQHRALARMRELFAAVDG, encoded by the coding sequence GTGCAGCACGCATCCGTGCGAGCTGACGTCGAGGTGGGGGTCGGCGCGGTCCGCGACGACGCCGGCGTGCCCGGTCGTCCCGAGGTGAGGCTGGTCGTGGGCGGGGGCCCGCGGCAGGTGACCGCCCGGTGGCTGGCCGAGGCCGAGCTGTCCGAACTGGTCGACGCGGCGCTGCTGGGCGACCCGCGCGCGACCGGCCAGCTCCTGGCGCGCATCCAACCGCTGGTGCTGCGGTACTGCCGGGCGCGGGTCGGCTCGCGGGAGCGCACCCTCGTCTCGGCCGAGGACATCGCCCAGGAGGTGTGCCTGGCCGTGGTGGCGGCCCTGGGCACCTACCACTACGAGCCCGGCTCGTTCCTGGCGTTCGTGTACGGCATCGCCGCGCACAAGGTCGCCGACGCGCGAAGACGTGCGGTGCGCAGCCGGTCCGAGGTCGTGCCGGAGCTGCCCGACACGCCGACCCTGGAGGCCGGGCCCGAGCAGCGGGCCATGACCGGCGAGATGATCGGCCACGTGACGCAGCTGCTGCAGAAGCTGCCGGAGCGGCAGCGCGAGATCCTGGTGCTGAGGGTCGCGGTGGGGCTGTCGGCGGAGGAGACGGCGGCGGCGGTCGGCTCGACCGCGGGCGCGGTGCGGGTCGCGCAGCACCGTGCGCTCGCCCGAATGCGCGAGCTGTTCGCGGCTGTCGACGGCTGA